The window TCAGCCCACTGAATGCGACGCTGCGTGCGGCGGATTGTGGACCAGCAGGAGTCCCTGTGATCGGTCCCCAACCCCTCTGACGCCCGTCGTTTTGGGCTGTTTTTAGTGTGCTGGTTCATTCACGACATTTGAGAGACAGAATTAGTGTCCCAAGCAGAAACGACGAAGTTGCCTTACAAGGTCAAAGACATTTCGCTGGCCGATTACGGTCGTAAAGAAATCGAGTTGGCTGAAAACGAGATGCCAGGTTTGATGGCTCTTCGCAGCAAGTACGGTGCAGACAAGCCATTGAAGGGCGCTCGCATCGCCGGTTGCTTGCACATGACCATCCAAACCGCGGTTCTGATCGAAACGTTGGTTGAGCTGGGTGCCGAGGTGACTTGGAGCAGCTGCAATATCTTCAGCACGCAAGATCACGCGGCCGCAGCCATCGCCGCAGCTGGAATTCCCGTTTACGCCTGGAAGGGCATGACGGACGAAGAGTTCGATTGGTGCATCGAGCAAACGTTGGATTTCCCATCGGGTGAAAAACTCAACATGATCTTGGACGACGGTGGTGACTTGACCGCCATGGTTCACGATCGATTCCCTGAGTTGCTCGACAACATTTACGGGATCAGCGAAGAAACCACCGCCGGCGTTCACCGCCTGGAAGTGTTGAACAAATCGGGCAAGCTGCGTGTGCCTTCGATCAACGTCAATGACTCCGCGACCAAGAGCAAGTTCGACAACCTGTACGGTTGCCGCGAATCTTTGGCCGATGGTGTCAAACGTGCGACCGACGTCATGTTGGCCGGCAAAGTGGCTGTGGTCTGCGGTTACGGCGACGTTGGAAAAGGCTGTGCTCACAGCTTGAAGAGCTACGGCTGCCGCGTTTTGGTGACCGAAATCGACCCCATCAATGCTTTGCAAGCTGCGATGGAAGGCTTCGAAGTCACCACGATGGAAGAAGCTTGCAAAGAAGGTCGTTTGTATGTCACCACGACGGGCAACAAAGACATCATCTTGGGCGAGCACATGAAGGAAATGCCCAACGACGCAATCCTCTGCAACATCGGTCACTTCGACACCGAAATCGACATCGCTTGGGCCGAGCAACAAGTTGCCGATGGCAAAGCGACAATCAGCGAAATCAAGCCATCGGACATCGGTGCGGTTGATCGATTCACGTTCAG of the Rhodopirellula bahusiensis genome contains:
- the ahcY gene encoding adenosylhomocysteinase, translating into MSQAETTKLPYKVKDISLADYGRKEIELAENEMPGLMALRSKYGADKPLKGARIAGCLHMTIQTAVLIETLVELGAEVTWSSCNIFSTQDHAAAAIAAAGIPVYAWKGMTDEEFDWCIEQTLDFPSGEKLNMILDDGGDLTAMVHDRFPELLDNIYGISEETTAGVHRLEVLNKSGKLRVPSINVNDSATKSKFDNLYGCRESLADGVKRATDVMLAGKVAVVCGYGDVGKGCAHSLKSYGCRVLVTEIDPINALQAAMEGFEVTTMEEACKEGRLYVTTTGNKDIILGEHMKEMPNDAILCNIGHFDTEIDIAWAEQQVADGKATISEIKPSDIGAVDRFTFSDTGRSIIILAKGRLVNLGCATGHPSFVMSSSFTNQVLAQMELYENRDNDKYGVQVYLLPKELDEEVARLHLEAIGVKLTKLTQEQADYIGVPVEGPYKPNHYRY